A stretch of Bos taurus isolate L1 Dominette 01449 registration number 42190680 breed Hereford chromosome 5, ARS-UCD2.0, whole genome shotgun sequence DNA encodes these proteins:
- the LOC101907622 gene encoding LOW QUALITY PROTEIN: ADP-ribosyl cyclase/cyclic ADP-ribose hydrolase 1-like (The sequence of the model RefSeq protein was modified relative to this genomic sequence to represent the inferred CDS: deleted 1 base in 1 codon) produces MRSNQPSLALHGIPVIYCCLFSKPHPKLSAIKQHPFYQRSPLRDFEGGGRSRKGSERKGEPALKGKCSLRNGLALSSPAAQTPAAASTNWSGRPSSDPMADCCTPIKKLCWCVLLFFLVAGITGGGAIGIYKWHYSGLNRWHGAGSTADFQKIIQERCDTYTQTIRPGSRSRNCQAIRQAFMSTFISKDPCKATKEDYNSLINLAPPTVPCGQQVFWSKTKELAHEYVKRQRLMTLEDTLLGYLADGLSWCGEPGSSDLNIWSCPDWRKDCRTNYLSVFWEVLSERFAESACSTVRVVLNGSLENAFDSMSIFGRVEAPNLRPQVELEAWLVHDTGKPPSDSCSGSSIRKLKSILDGRNVKFRCMDNLSRDQFLQRS; encoded by the exons ATGAGGTCTAACCAGCCTTCCTTAGCATTGCATGGTATtccagttatctattgctgtTTATTTAGCAAACCACACCCAAAACTTAGTGCTATAAAACAACATCCATTTTATCAGCGATCGCCACTGAGGGACTTCGAAGGAGGGGGGAGGAGTAGGAAAGGAAGCGAGAGAAAAGGCGAGCCAGCGCTAAAGGGGAAGTGCAGTTTGAGAAACGGGCTAGCGCTCTCCTCCCCGGCCGCTCAGACTCCAGCGGCCGCTTCTACAAATTGGTCCGGGAGACCCTCATCGGACCCCATGGCCGACTGCTGCACGCCGATAAAGAAGCTTTGCTGGTGCGTTCTTCTGTTCTTCCTGGTGGCGGGGATCACCGGG GGGGGGGCGATCGGAATCTACAAGTGGCACTACTCCGGGCTCAACAGGTGGCACGGGGCAGGCAGCACCGCTGATTTTCAGAAAATCATCCAGGAGCGATGCGACACCTACACCCAGACGATCCGGCCGGGTTCCAGAAGCAGAAACTGCCAAGCGATCAGGCAGGCATTCATGAGTACCTTCATTTCCAAGGATCCCTGCAAAGCGACAAAGGAAGACTACAACTCCCTGATCAACCTGGCACCTCCCACTGTGCCTTGTGGCCAGCAAGTCTTCTGGAGCAAAACGAAGGAGCTGGCTCATGAATACGTGAAAAGGCAGCGCCTGATGACTCTGGAGGACACGCTGCTGGGTTACCTTGCGGATGGCCTCAGCTGGTGTGGAGAGCCAGGCTCTTCTGATTTGAACATTTGGTCTTGTCCAGACTGGAGGAAAGACTGCAGAACCAACTATCTTTCTGTATTCTGGGAAGTGCTGTCTGAAAGGTTTGCAGAAAGTGCCTGTAGTACAGTCCGGGTGGTGCTCAATGGATCGTTGGAGAATGCCTTTGATAGCATGAGCATATTTGGACGAGTGGAAGCCCCTAACTTGAGGCCACAGGTTGAACTAGAGGCTTGGCTGGtacatgacactggaaaaccTCCCAGTGACTCATGCTCTGGCTCCTCtataaggaaactgaagtccaTCTTAGATGGAAGAAATGTCAAATTTAGATGCATGGATAATCTCAGCCGTGACCAGTTTCTTCAAAGATCCTGA